In the Actinomycetota bacterium genome, one interval contains:
- a CDS encoding aquaporin — MAVAGDALHDHRHHELDEHHEQGQAPLGRRLLAEFVGTLLFVAVGTGAATVLALGPLREFLAVEESAGGAGSLGPQSQLIQSLTASTFGDLLGVAFAFAFALTFLVYALGGVSGAHFNPAVTFALAVARRFRWTELPLYWIAQVLGGIAGAFVVAGIYGQDGAALGATDILFGATTVSNDVTQWQALLSEAFIAFILMTAIMAVAVDHRAPKGWSGLVIGLGLASGIMVTGAATGGSANFARSLGPFVASLVYEVNRIPWSDLIVYSAGPLIGAAAAALVYESVTGLERSAPAPEPGAATHDEDLHDHADTGAASGVGSTGAGTAAGGVGGTTATQSSVTPGLAPTGDDPAPPTGGPKI, encoded by the coding sequence ATGGCGGTCGCAGGCGACGCGCTGCACGATCATCGGCACCACGAACTGGACGAACATCACGAACAAGGACAGGCACCGCTGGGAAGGCGGCTACTGGCGGAGTTCGTCGGGACGCTTCTGTTCGTCGCGGTGGGAACCGGGGCCGCAACGGTCCTGGCGCTCGGTCCCCTGCGAGAGTTCCTCGCGGTGGAGGAATCAGCCGGTGGGGCCGGCTCTCTCGGCCCGCAATCGCAGCTGATCCAGTCGCTGACGGCGTCGACCTTCGGCGACCTGCTCGGGGTCGCCTTCGCCTTCGCCTTCGCGCTCACCTTCCTGGTCTACGCGTTGGGCGGCGTATCCGGAGCGCACTTCAACCCGGCCGTGACCTTCGCCCTCGCGGTCGCGCGCCGCTTCAGGTGGACCGAGCTGCCGCTCTACTGGATCGCGCAGGTGCTCGGCGGCATAGCCGGTGCCTTCGTGGTCGCCGGCATCTATGGGCAGGACGGCGCCGCTCTCGGCGCGACCGACATCCTGTTCGGCGCAACGACCGTGTCGAACGACGTAACGCAGTGGCAGGCGCTGCTGTCCGAGGCCTTCATCGCCTTCATCCTGATGACCGCGATCATGGCGGTCGCCGTGGACCACCGCGCGCCGAAGGGCTGGTCCGGGTTGGTGATCGGGCTCGGCCTGGCGAGCGGCATCATGGTGACGGGAGCCGCGACCGGGGGCTCGGCGAACTTCGCCCGCAGCCTCGGCCCGTTCGTCGCCTCGCTCGTGTACGAGGTCAACAGGATCCCGTGGAGCGACCTGATCGTGTACTCGGCGGGGCCCTTGATCGGGGCCGCGGCGGCCGCATTGGTGTACGAATCGGTAACCGGCCTCGAGCGGTCGGCACCTGCGCCCGAGCCGGGGGCCGCGACCCACGACGAGGACCTGCACGATCATGCCGACACCGGCGCGGCTTCTGGGGTCGGCAGCACCGGTGCAGGGACGGCGGCGGGCGGCGTGGGGGGCACCACGGCGACGCAAAGCTCTGTCACGCCCGGTCTTGCACCTACGGGCGACGACCCGGCCCCCCCGACGGGAGGCCCGAAGATCTAA
- a CDS encoding type 1 glutamine amidotransferase produces the protein MKVAFVMDEMFEDSEFRVPYERVKEAGHEPVVVGLEAGKVVSGKKGDERVTIEKAVDEVSHEDFDALVIPGGYSPDKIRINEKMVELTRGIAGDEKPVAAVCHGGWMLAEADVVRGRTVTSWPSIKTDLINAGARWVDQEVVEDGNIITSRKPDDLEAFSKALLVQMEQQSR, from the coding sequence ATGAAGGTCGCTTTCGTCATGGACGAGATGTTCGAAGATTCCGAGTTCCGGGTCCCGTACGAGCGGGTGAAAGAGGCGGGGCACGAGCCGGTCGTCGTCGGCCTGGAAGCCGGGAAGGTCGTGTCGGGCAAGAAGGGCGACGAGAGGGTGACGATCGAGAAGGCGGTCGACGAGGTCTCGCACGAGGACTTCGACGCGCTGGTGATCCCCGGCGGCTACTCGCCCGACAAGATCCGCATCAACGAGAAGATGGTGGAGCTCACCCGGGGCATCGCGGGAGACGAGAAGCCGGTCGCCGCGGTATGCCACGGCGGCTGGATGCTGGCGGAAGCCGATGTCGTCAGAGGCCGCACCGTGACCTCATGGCCCTCGATCAAGACCGACCTCATCAACGCCGGCGCTCGGTGGGTGGATCAAGAGGTTGTGGAGGACGGCAACATCATCACGTCACGCAAGCCCGACGATCTGGAGGCGTTCAGCAAGGCTCTCCTGGTCCAGATGGAACAGCAGTCACGATGA
- the ligD gene encoding non-homologous end-joining DNA ligase, producing MPSGTTVQFPVELPTVKRGDHWIARAGDKELKLTNLNKVFWPENGYTKGDLLTYYFNISPTMLPHIKARPLTLKRMPDGVVGAYFYEKNAPSYRPKWMTTIPVYSEGENKIINFLSACDVAEMLWVVNLGCIEFHPLHSRGPEQKRPDYAFFDLDPFQPAGYDEVKHVAALVKLLLDKLGLRSYPKTSGATGMQIMVPLDGTHNYDEVRGFVGTISDMIHAADPDTTTLEWEVRKRTGKVFLDVNMNREGANIAAAYSVRPEWGATCSAPFRWDELADIQPSLFTIETMFDRVADVGDPFLEVAEGPGQSLTDAIAEIGATPRKAREIKTR from the coding sequence ATGCCCTCAGGGACAACCGTTCAGTTCCCGGTCGAGCTGCCGACGGTCAAGCGCGGGGATCACTGGATCGCCCGCGCCGGGGACAAGGAGCTGAAGCTCACGAACCTGAACAAGGTCTTCTGGCCCGAGAACGGCTACACGAAGGGCGACCTGCTCACCTACTACTTCAACATCTCCCCCACCATGCTTCCGCACATCAAGGCGCGGCCTCTGACCTTGAAGCGGATGCCGGACGGCGTCGTCGGCGCGTACTTCTACGAGAAGAACGCGCCGAGCTACCGGCCGAAGTGGATGACGACCATCCCCGTCTACTCGGAGGGCGAGAACAAGATCATCAACTTCCTGTCGGCATGCGACGTCGCCGAGATGCTGTGGGTGGTGAACCTGGGCTGCATCGAGTTCCACCCACTGCACTCGCGGGGGCCCGAGCAGAAGCGGCCGGACTACGCGTTCTTCGACCTCGACCCGTTCCAGCCCGCGGGATACGACGAGGTGAAACACGTGGCGGCGCTGGTGAAGCTTCTCCTCGACAAGCTGGGTCTGCGCTCATACCCGAAGACGTCGGGAGCGACCGGCATGCAGATCATGGTGCCCCTCGACGGCACCCACAACTACGACGAGGTGCGCGGCTTCGTGGGCACCATCAGCGACATGATCCACGCGGCCGATCCCGACACGACGACCCTGGAGTGGGAGGTTCGCAAGCGCACGGGCAAGGTCTTCCTCGACGTGAACATGAACCGCGAGGGCGCCAACATCGCCGCCGCCTACTCGGTTCGGCCGGAATGGGGCGCCACGTGCTCGGCCCCCTTCCGGTGGGACGAGTTAGCCGATATCCAGCCCTCGCTCTTCACGATCGAAACGATGTTCGACCGTGTCGCCGACGTCGGAGACCCTTTCCTAGAGGTGGCGGAGGGGCCGGGCCAGTCGCTGACGGATGCCATCGCCGAGATCGGGGCGACGCCCCGAAAGGCACGAGAGATAAAGACCCGCTAG
- a CDS encoding DUF72 domain-containing protein, giving the protein MGLFVGTSGWAYPEWKPQFYPQDLPQKRFLEHYATKLTACEINATYHRRQEESTLTKWAEAVPDGFRFAVKGHRAISPRMQDGTLLDEFTASMRTLGPHLSALFFQFPLKRDGNEESFERFLEKLGGAPPAAFDLKHPSWHTPDIENKVADAGGTLCLSDREGKAPDALPAGPIAYARLRGGTYAATERAKWKSLLDEEAARRDVYVFVKHDEGPGDEYTGVGLAQWLLH; this is encoded by the coding sequence ATGGGGTTGTTCGTCGGGACGTCTGGCTGGGCTTATCCCGAGTGGAAGCCGCAGTTCTATCCGCAGGACCTTCCCCAGAAGCGGTTCCTGGAGCACTACGCAACCAAGCTCACCGCGTGCGAGATCAACGCGACGTATCACCGGCGCCAGGAGGAGTCCACGCTCACGAAGTGGGCAGAGGCGGTGCCCGACGGATTCCGCTTCGCAGTGAAAGGGCACCGCGCCATCTCGCCGCGGATGCAGGACGGAACGCTCCTAGACGAATTCACCGCATCGATGCGGACGCTCGGCCCCCATCTCTCCGCCCTCTTCTTCCAGTTCCCGTTGAAGCGCGACGGCAACGAAGAGAGCTTCGAGAGGTTCCTGGAGAAGCTCGGCGGTGCGCCGCCCGCGGCCTTCGACCTCAAGCACCCGTCCTGGCATACGCCCGATATCGAAAACAAGGTGGCGGATGCCGGCGGAACCCTGTGTCTCTCGGACCGCGAGGGCAAGGCGCCCGACGCGCTGCCTGCCGGCCCCATCGCCTACGCCCGTCTGCGAGGAGGCACCTACGCGGCCACCGAGCGCGCGAAGTGGAAGTCGTTGCTGGACGAGGAAGCGGCGCGCCGCGACGTGTACGTGTTCGTGAAGCACGACGAGGGTCCCGGGGACGAGTACACCGGCGTCGGCCTCGCCCAGTGGCTGCTGCATTAA
- the ligD gene encoding non-homologous end-joining DNA ligase codes for MAEVRDYAKKRSFDQTPEPEPEVAGDVDPTTARPGETFVIHQHHATRLHFDLRLEMMNGKTPVLVSWAVPKNLPIKPGRPNLAVHVEDHPFDYGSFSGTIPAGNYGAGEVRIFDNGTYEMLEQAPGKVTFRLRGRRMQGVWHLFRPKASNDKDWLVRLREWEAPPPDPIPSLKPMMATLVPEPFDDDGWIFEPKWDGVRTLAICQRDSTALLSRNQNDVTATYPEFAKLHDRLVCNDAIVDGEIVAMDAGRPSFERLQSRINLQNERDISRMAAQIPATFIAFDLLYMDGRSLIQEPLEVRKELLAELVVVSDLIQVSPYTDGVGVALFETARRMNLEGIVGKKLGCPYKPGKRVREWVKVKTIHHADVVVGGWTPGEGSRSSSFGALLVGAYEDGELRFVGSVGTGFDERLLAQLLPELEERRIDDCPFVDDPRKAKGSRFGKVVRNPRWIEPTLVARVEFRELTSAGRLRAPSFKGLREDKPPADCLFEDLAPARG; via the coding sequence ATGGCCGAGGTGCGGGATTACGCGAAGAAGCGGTCGTTCGACCAGACGCCCGAGCCCGAGCCCGAGGTGGCCGGAGACGTCGATCCCACTACGGCGCGGCCTGGCGAGACCTTCGTGATCCACCAGCATCACGCGACGCGCCTCCACTTCGACCTGCGCCTGGAGATGATGAACGGGAAGACACCGGTACTCGTCTCCTGGGCCGTCCCGAAGAACCTCCCGATCAAGCCCGGGCGCCCCAACCTGGCGGTGCACGTGGAGGACCATCCCTTCGACTACGGCTCCTTCTCCGGGACCATCCCGGCCGGCAACTACGGCGCTGGAGAAGTCCGCATCTTCGACAACGGCACCTACGAGATGCTGGAGCAGGCCCCCGGCAAGGTGACGTTCCGGCTGAGAGGGCGCCGGATGCAGGGCGTGTGGCACCTCTTCCGCCCGAAGGCGTCGAACGACAAGGACTGGCTGGTGCGCCTGCGCGAGTGGGAAGCCCCGCCCCCGGACCCGATCCCGAGCTTGAAGCCGATGATGGCGACGCTGGTGCCGGAGCCTTTCGACGACGACGGGTGGATCTTCGAGCCGAAGTGGGACGGCGTGAGGACGCTCGCCATATGTCAGCGGGACTCGACCGCGTTGCTGTCTCGGAACCAGAACGACGTGACCGCCACCTATCCCGAGTTCGCGAAGCTGCACGACCGGCTCGTGTGCAACGACGCGATAGTCGACGGCGAGATCGTGGCGATGGACGCAGGCAGGCCATCGTTCGAACGGCTGCAGAGCCGGATCAACCTGCAGAACGAGAGAGACATCAGCCGCATGGCCGCGCAGATCCCCGCGACCTTCATCGCGTTCGACCTCCTTTACATGGACGGGCGCTCTCTGATCCAGGAGCCGCTCGAGGTGCGCAAGGAGCTGCTGGCCGAGCTCGTGGTCGTATCCGATCTGATCCAGGTCTCCCCCTACACCGACGGCGTCGGCGTCGCGCTGTTCGAGACGGCGCGGCGGATGAACCTCGAGGGGATCGTCGGCAAGAAGCTCGGCTGCCCCTACAAGCCCGGCAAGCGGGTGCGCGAGTGGGTGAAGGTGAAGACGATCCATCACGCCGACGTGGTGGTCGGAGGCTGGACCCCAGGCGAGGGGTCCCGCTCCTCGAGCTTCGGCGCTCTGCTCGTTGGCGCCTACGAAGACGGCGAGCTCCGGTTCGTCGGCTCGGTCGGCACGGGGTTCGACGAGAGGCTCTTGGCCCAGCTGCTTCCGGAGCTGGAGGAGCGCCGGATCGACGACTGCCCCTTCGTCGACGACCCGCGCAAGGCAAAGGGCAGCCGCTTCGGAAAGGTCGTGCGGAACCCACGCTGGATCGAGCCGACGCTCGTCGCGCGGGTGGAGTTCCGCGAGCTCACCTCCGCCGGAAGGCTGCGGGCGCCGTCGTTCAAGGGGTTGAGAGAGGACAAGCCCCCCGCCGACTGCCTGTTCGAGGATCTGGCGCCGGCCCGCGGCTAG
- a CDS encoding class I SAM-dependent methyltransferase, whose protein sequence is MAKGDLPKKLIGSIYSWAADTVYEPLVVNGAFRIFGGRLNDLVRAQGSAAAGSAAGRPILDLPVGTAAFTLPVAAASAGIVVGADIAEGMVRHAKVAAAEHGATNLVVVQADAHRLPFRTGAFGSVLCTNGLQVMPGRAATLAELRRVLSDDGTLYVSLLNMPLLSAPTAPTLFMSRPELKRSLEAAGFRVTRLERERLATLLEAEPASRQ, encoded by the coding sequence ATGGCGAAGGGCGACCTTCCGAAGAAGCTGATCGGGAGCATCTACTCGTGGGCGGCCGACACCGTCTACGAGCCGCTGGTGGTGAACGGCGCGTTCCGCATCTTCGGCGGTCGTCTGAACGACCTCGTGCGAGCGCAGGGGTCGGCCGCCGCGGGATCCGCGGCGGGTCGCCCGATCCTCGACCTGCCTGTCGGAACCGCGGCGTTCACGCTGCCCGTAGCGGCCGCCAGCGCCGGGATCGTCGTCGGCGCAGATATCGCGGAAGGGATGGTGCGCCACGCGAAGGTGGCGGCTGCCGAGCACGGCGCGACGAACCTCGTGGTGGTGCAGGCGGACGCACACCGGCTGCCCTTCCGCACCGGCGCGTTCGGCTCGGTCCTGTGCACGAACGGGCTCCAGGTGATGCCGGGGCGGGCGGCGACGCTTGCGGAGCTGCGCCGCGTGCTGTCCGATGACGGAACGCTCTACGTGTCGCTCCTGAACATGCCGCTGCTGTCCGCGCCCACCGCTCCGACCTTGTTCATGTCGCGGCCAGAGCTGAAGAGGTCGCTCGAGGCGGCCGGATTCCGCGTTACGAGGCTCGAGCGCGAGCGCCTCGCCACGCTGCTGGAGGCCGAACCGGCGTCACGGCAATGA
- the ligD gene encoding non-homologous end-joining DNA ligase, protein MKELVAALDDAGSSLELELGGRELRLSSLDKVYWPRTGHTKRDLIRYYLRVAPVLLGHIRYRPLTLGRYPEGVEGPNWFQTNCPHPPPWLQTHRVSNDAVGAVTRNYCVVDDLAGLLWAVNLGSVELHPLLSRAQSPGEPNALVFDLDPGAPATVVECCDVALELRDALAEVGLPSFAKTSGGLGLHVLVPLARGHDYAQTKSFARYTARALADRRPETVTALPQRAQRGGKVFVDWSQNDRNKSTVAAYSLRALPWPAASTPLSWEEVGVVAAERSVEALPLGADATLTRLESAGDLFAGMLEPDQSLP, encoded by the coding sequence GTGAAGGAGCTTGTGGCGGCTCTGGACGACGCGGGATCGTCGCTTGAGCTCGAGTTAGGGGGCCGGGAGCTGCGGCTGTCCAGCCTCGACAAGGTCTACTGGCCGCGCACGGGCCACACCAAGAGGGACCTCATCCGTTACTACCTTCGTGTCGCACCGGTTCTCCTCGGCCACATCCGCTACCGGCCCTTGACGCTCGGGCGCTATCCCGAAGGCGTCGAGGGGCCGAACTGGTTCCAGACCAACTGCCCTCACCCGCCTCCGTGGCTGCAGACGCACCGCGTCTCGAACGACGCAGTCGGAGCGGTGACCCGCAACTACTGCGTCGTCGACGATCTCGCGGGGCTGCTGTGGGCGGTGAACCTGGGCTCGGTCGAGCTGCATCCGCTGTTATCTCGAGCGCAGTCGCCGGGGGAGCCGAACGCGCTCGTGTTCGATCTCGACCCCGGCGCACCCGCCACCGTGGTGGAGTGCTGCGACGTCGCGCTGGAGCTACGCGACGCTCTGGCGGAGGTCGGTCTGCCGTCGTTCGCCAAGACCTCCGGAGGACTCGGTCTGCACGTCCTGGTGCCGCTGGCGCGGGGGCACGACTACGCGCAGACCAAATCGTTCGCGCGCTACACGGCCCGCGCTCTGGCGGACCGGCGGCCGGAGACGGTGACCGCGTTGCCGCAGCGCGCGCAGCGCGGCGGGAAGGTCTTCGTCGACTGGTCGCAGAACGACCGCAACAAGTCGACGGTCGCGGCCTACTCGCTGCGCGCGCTGCCGTGGCCGGCCGCGTCCACCCCGCTGTCGTGGGAGGAGGTCGGCGTCGTCGCCGCGGAGCGGTCGGTGGAAGCTCTGCCTCTCGGCGCGGACGCGACGCTCACGAGGCTGGAGTCGGCGGGCGACCTCTTTGCCGGGATGCTCGAGCCCGACCAGTCATTGCCGTGA
- a CDS encoding ATP-dependent DNA ligase: MGLPVVPPLPPMLARLTRELPVEDGFIYEPKWDGFRCIAFRDGDSVDLRSRNQRPLARYFPELVEALIKLPARRIVLDGEIVIFGENGFDFAALMSRLHPAASRVERLRRETPACFIAFDLIATEQDVREVPFERRRRQLEENLTDAPDHLVVTAATDDPEVAQRWLDASTGTGVDGVMAKHRELPYQPGRRTMVKVKPDRTADCVVGGFRVFAEDRLVASLLLGLYGPDGRLRHVGVTASFTEARRRELYAELMPRVVSLSGHPWEEGFGLGHSPIGRLGGAAAQWTPELPQDWLAVAPELVAEVGFDHWDGQRFRHPTRFRHFRDDRGASSCTFDQLEVGSRFELERFLASG, from the coding sequence ATGGGCCTGCCGGTCGTTCCACCGTTGCCGCCGATGCTGGCGCGCCTGACGCGCGAGCTGCCGGTCGAAGACGGCTTCATCTACGAGCCGAAGTGGGATGGCTTCCGCTGCATCGCGTTCCGCGACGGCGACTCGGTCGATCTGCGGAGCCGCAACCAGCGGCCCCTGGCTCGCTACTTCCCCGAGTTGGTGGAGGCTCTCATCAAGCTCCCGGCCCGGCGCATCGTCCTCGACGGCGAGATCGTGATCTTCGGCGAGAACGGGTTCGATTTCGCCGCGCTGATGTCGCGGCTGCATCCCGCGGCGTCTCGCGTGGAGCGTCTGAGACGAGAGACGCCTGCGTGCTTCATCGCTTTCGACCTGATCGCGACGGAACAAGACGTGCGCGAGGTCCCGTTCGAGCGACGACGCCGGCAGCTCGAGGAGAACTTGACCGACGCGCCGGATCATCTCGTGGTGACCGCTGCGACAGACGATCCGGAGGTGGCACAACGATGGCTGGATGCGTCGACCGGCACGGGGGTGGACGGGGTGATGGCGAAACATCGAGAGCTTCCGTACCAGCCGGGGCGCCGGACGATGGTGAAGGTGAAGCCGGATCGCACGGCGGACTGCGTCGTCGGCGGGTTCAGGGTCTTCGCCGAGGATCGACTGGTGGCGTCTCTGTTGCTCGGCCTCTACGGCCCCGATGGGCGGCTCCGGCACGTCGGCGTCACCGCCTCCTTCACCGAGGCGCGCAGACGGGAGCTGTACGCCGAGCTCATGCCGCGGGTCGTGTCCTTGAGCGGCCATCCGTGGGAGGAGGGGTTCGGGCTCGGGCACAGCCCGATCGGGCGGCTCGGTGGCGCCGCCGCTCAATGGACGCCGGAGCTGCCCCAAGACTGGCTTGCGGTGGCGCCAGAGCTCGTTGCCGAGGTCGGCTTCGACCACTGGGACGGCCAGAGGTTCCGCCATCCCACGCGCTTCCGTCACTTCCGAGACGACCGCGGCGCCTCCTCGTGCACGTTCGACCAGCTGGAGGTGGGCAGCCGCTTCGAGCTCGAGCGTTTCTTGGCCTCTGGGTGA
- a CDS encoding cytidine/deoxycytidylate deaminase family protein: MSIAHRIKEVQRISDWDQYFLNLARETATRSNCVRRQHGSVIVKNRRIRSTGYNGPPSGHPHCSDGACPRASTENVSGWGYDSCIAIHAEANAILYSSPEEREGATIYITGVPCFTCAKLIANSGLTEVVATGETYDGWDRVRNFLLDSGVRVRMP; this comes from the coding sequence GTGAGCATCGCTCACCGCATCAAGGAGGTCCAGCGCATCAGCGACTGGGACCAGTACTTCTTGAACCTCGCACGCGAGACCGCAACGAGGTCGAACTGTGTGCGGAGGCAGCACGGTTCCGTGATCGTCAAGAACCGCCGGATCCGTTCTACCGGCTACAACGGCCCGCCGTCAGGTCACCCACACTGCAGCGACGGCGCGTGTCCGAGGGCGTCGACGGAGAACGTCAGCGGGTGGGGCTATGACTCCTGCATCGCCATCCACGCCGAGGCGAACGCGATCCTGTACTCGTCTCCGGAGGAGCGGGAGGGGGCGACGATCTACATCACCGGCGTGCCCTGCTTCACCTGCGCCAAGCTGATCGCCAACTCCGGCCTCACCGAGGTGGTGGCGACCGGCGAGACCTACGACGGGTGGGACCGGGTGCGCAACTTCCTGCTCGACTCGGGCGTAAGGGTGCGCATGCCCTAG
- a CDS encoding metallophosphoesterase → MMVYQRRAMDLARETLTDLIRSSWLIEAGRSDLFRRWAEHSPEWSDRAELAASRAELLEDALGEIEREPDRAVLEGHASWLRAIVGEAPDEVPLGDLFAARLGDWVEAHTEGFIGDRAERMKELGNRERSVLRFPDNLPPPPPFEPVETIEVEAPGPVRFRFAILGDLHCGSSAGDRMAAAAVSDINASGAELVIQLGDLTDHGNRAEFEVATETLAKLEAPCMTMMGNHDVLGIEDQALSGRDLYGNAFGREADGAMLEHEGFRFAVMDSATHAQSPFAPFNFVTGTFVEGPGGALVHGSFTVPQHEILADVAAPGTPPAFVFLHHPPQPFVGFPPILFGLREADSGRLHATVDSGNVWGVFAGHTHRNARTRNYDTVPAQEVAIARDYPFGFALVDVSDDGYAFRFVQLSDEALLKEAYRSASHIHRRYGVGRPEERSFVWTKPGPRD, encoded by the coding sequence ATGATGGTGTATCAACGGCGCGCCATGGACCTAGCGCGCGAGACGCTGACCGACCTCATCCGTTCGTCGTGGCTCATCGAGGCCGGGCGCAGCGATCTCTTCCGGCGCTGGGCCGAGCACTCGCCGGAGTGGAGCGACCGCGCAGAACTGGCCGCGTCACGAGCGGAGTTGCTCGAGGACGCGCTCGGCGAGATCGAGCGTGAGCCGGACCGGGCGGTGCTCGAGGGGCACGCGTCGTGGCTGCGGGCGATCGTCGGAGAGGCACCGGACGAGGTCCCGCTGGGCGACCTGTTCGCCGCCCGCCTCGGGGACTGGGTCGAGGCTCATACGGAAGGCTTCATCGGGGACAGGGCGGAGCGCATGAAGGAGCTCGGCAACCGAGAGCGGTCCGTGCTGAGGTTCCCGGACAACCTTCCGCCTCCCCCGCCGTTCGAGCCGGTAGAGACGATCGAGGTCGAGGCGCCGGGGCCGGTCAGGTTCCGGTTCGCGATCCTGGGCGACCTCCACTGCGGGTCATCCGCGGGCGACCGCATGGCCGCCGCCGCCGTGTCCGATATCAACGCTTCGGGAGCCGAGCTGGTGATCCAGCTTGGGGACCTCACCGACCACGGCAACAGGGCCGAGTTCGAGGTCGCCACGGAGACCCTCGCGAAGCTGGAGGCGCCCTGCATGACGATGATGGGCAACCACGACGTCTTGGGGATCGAGGACCAGGCGCTGTCCGGCCGCGACCTGTACGGAAACGCGTTTGGTCGCGAAGCCGACGGTGCGATGCTCGAGCACGAGGGCTTCCGATTCGCGGTGATGGACTCTGCGACGCACGCGCAATCGCCGTTCGCTCCCTTCAACTTCGTGACCGGCACCTTCGTGGAGGGACCCGGCGGCGCCTTGGTCCACGGCTCGTTCACGGTCCCCCAGCACGAGATCCTGGCCGACGTCGCCGCGCCCGGCACTCCGCCAGCGTTCGTGTTCCTTCACCATCCGCCACAGCCCTTCGTAGGGTTCCCGCCGATCCTGTTCGGCCTGCGAGAGGCCGATTCGGGACGGCTTCACGCGACCGTTGACTCGGGCAATGTGTGGGGGGTGTTCGCAGGCCACACCCATCGCAACGCGCGGACGCGTAACTACGACACGGTCCCGGCCCAGGAGGTGGCGATCGCTCGCGACTACCCCTTCGGGTTCGCGCTCGTCGACGTGTCGGACGACGGCTACGCCTTCCGCTTCGTCCAGCTGTCGGACGAGGCGCTGCTGAAAGAGGCATACCGGTCGGCCAGCCACATCCACCGTCGCTACGGGGTGGGCCGACCCGAGGAGAGAAGCTTCGTCTGGACGAAGCCGGGCCCGCGCGACTAG
- a CDS encoding SDR family oxidoreductase has product MSVSSDVDRSKSHFVVTQRVCVVTGASSGIGRRVALDLAAAGARVCVAARREDRLQTLVAEIGGEPAGHSYVVTDVSQRDHVKNLARHVGDTYGRLDVLINNAGFSGNERVDGPESVDEVERVFATNFFGAVYCTAELLPLLEASAPSHVVNVASMAGRIAVPGNATYAASKFALVGWTEALQPDLARRGVYLSSVEPGFVPTEGFPQKNMVEDRFMKYLLGTDAQVSEAILDAIENRKPQRVVPRFYYLFQLPRVLTPGLYRRVLAKVMDSSVGRKAADFR; this is encoded by the coding sequence TTGTCTGTTTCGTCCGATGTTGATCGCAGCAAGTCGCACTTCGTCGTGACGCAGCGCGTCTGCGTGGTGACGGGCGCATCCAGCGGGATCGGCCGGCGCGTGGCGCTGGACCTGGCCGCCGCGGGCGCCCGGGTGTGCGTCGCCGCCCGGCGGGAGGACCGGCTCCAGACGCTCGTGGCCGAGATCGGTGGGGAGCCGGCGGGTCATTCCTACGTGGTCACGGACGTCTCGCAGCGGGACCACGTGAAGAACCTCGCCCGGCACGTCGGCGATACCTACGGCCGGCTCGACGTCTTGATCAACAACGCCGGCTTCTCCGGCAACGAGCGCGTCGACGGGCCGGAGTCCGTCGACGAGGTCGAGCGGGTGTTCGCCACCAACTTCTTCGGCGCGGTCTACTGCACCGCCGAGCTGTTGCCTCTGCTCGAGGCCTCGGCACCGTCGCACGTCGTCAACGTCGCGTCGATGGCCGGGCGGATCGCCGTTCCCGGCAACGCCACCTACGCCGCGTCCAAGTTCGCCCTGGTCGGCTGGACCGAAGCTCTTCAACCAGATCTCGCCCGCCGCGGCGTGTACCTGAGCTCGGTGGAGCCAGGTTTCGTTCCCACCGAGGGCTTCCCACAGAAGAACATGGTCGAGGACCGGTTCATGAAGTACCTCCTGGGCACCGACGCGCAGGTCTCGGAAGCGATCCTGGACGCGATCGAGAACAGGAAGCCGCAACGGGTCGTCCCGCGCTTCTACTACCTCTTCCAGCTGCCGCGCGTTCTCACGCCGGGCCTCTACCGGCGCGTGCTCGCGAAGGTGATGGACAGCTCCGTCGGCAGGAAGGCGGCGGACTTCCGCTAG
- a CDS encoding GlsB/YeaQ/YmgE family stress response membrane protein codes for MGEIVGFIIVGLVVGILARLLMPGRDPIGILGTIVVGIVGAVIGGYLFSVVFELNDSGGVAWIGSIIVAMALLYLYRKMTYGRTHHTTL; via the coding sequence GTGGGAGAGATCGTCGGTTTCATCATCGTCGGTTTGGTGGTGGGGATCCTGGCTCGCCTGCTCATGCCCGGGCGCGACCCGATCGGCATCCTCGGCACGATCGTCGTCGGCATCGTCGGCGCCGTCATCGGTGGCTACCTGTTCTCCGTCGTCTTCGAGCTCAACGACAGCGGCGGCGTCGCCTGGATCGGCTCGATCATCGTGGCCATGGCGCTTCTGTACCTCTACCGGAAGATGACCTACGGGAGAACGCACCACACGACCCTCTAA